In Myripristis murdjan chromosome 9, fMyrMur1.1, whole genome shotgun sequence, the following proteins share a genomic window:
- the selenoe gene encoding selenoprotein e produces MWAFLVLTLTLCARASENVNDTAAEQKPVIARGKLMAPSVAGUGIKKMPELQHFLMERWALYHNLEYDSSEEKKPRLILYNEKDEVVQTIPVKKMTADGISSLLDSLGFYKRSQKGEEVPEEFQHYPLRAPRDEL; encoded by the exons ATGTGGGCCTTCTTGGTGCTCACGCTCACGCTCTGTGCCAGGGCGTCGGAAAATGTCAACGACACAGCGGCTGAACAGAAGCCAGTTATAGCCAGGGGAAAACTGATG GCTCCCAGTGTGGCTGGATGAGGCATAAAGAAAATGCCCGAGCTCCAACATTTTCTCATGGAGCGATGGGCATTATA CCACAACTTGGAATATGATTCATCGGAGGAGAAGAAACCCCGTCTGATACTCTATAATGAAAAGGATGAGGTCGTTCAG ACCATCCCTGTGAAGAAAATGACAGCAGACGGGATCAGTAGCCTGCTGGACTCACTGGGTTTCTACAAGAGGTCCCAGAAAGGGGAGGAGGTGCCCGAGGAGTTCCAGCATTATCCCCTGCGTGCCCCCAGGGACGAGCTGTGA
- the LOC115365272 gene encoding transmembrane protein 17A produces the protein MPVFYSPVPQNLRMGLAYVGGSVFTNNRTADSDFTREQDDRSAVNELVSHLPLQMLLYFNMFYFPCWWFSAVFMLELKFYYLAGYYQALLVAGMILLTIIEVARLYLGYIGNLREKVPELAAFWLLSFMFQLPVLLFFLTDEGIIILPLERAVHSLYLLFLLAQILAAFLALRTMTRKLILLFHLRQFGELESFRPAGMSPVYGLPHHRSVLPMSPPGNVYH, from the exons ATGCCTGTCTTTTACTCCCCTGTTCCCCAGAACCTGCGGATGGGCCTGGCCTATGTGGGAGGCTCTGTCTTCACCAACAACCGGACGGCGGATTCTGACTTCACCAGGGAGCAGGATGACAGATCCG CGGTCAACGAGCTCGTATCTCACCTTCCCCTGCAGATGCTGCTGTACTTCAACATGTTTTACTTTCCCTGCTGGTGGTTCTCTGCTGTCTTCATGTTGGAATTAaag TTCTATTATCTGGCTGGATATTACCAGGCTCTGCTCGTAGCTGGGATGATCCTCCTCACCATCATTGAAGTGGCCCGACTTTATTTGGGTTACATTGGCAACCTTAGAGAAAAG gTGCCAGAGCTGGCGGCCTTCTGGCTGCTGTCCTTCATGTTCCAGCTGCCAGTGTTGCTGTTCTTCCTGACCGATGAGGGAATTATTATCCTGCCCCTGGAGAGAGCCGTCCACTCCCTctacctcctcttcctgcttgcCCAGATCCTGGCTGCCTTCCTAGCTCTCAGGACCATGACCCGAAagctcatcctcctcttccatctGCGCCAGTTTGGTGAGTTGGAGAGCTTCCGACCTGCAGGCATGAGTCCGGTCTACGGGCTGCCCCACCACCGAAGCGTCCTGCCTATGTCGCCCCCGGGTAATGTGTACCATTAA